In Silene latifolia isolate original U9 population chromosome 3, ASM4854445v1, whole genome shotgun sequence, a single window of DNA contains:
- the LOC141648105 gene encoding protein REDUCED CHLOROPLAST COVERAGE 3-like isoform X1 produces the protein MAPKSGRSKGHKPKSEKKKKEEKIVPSVIDITVITPYDSQVILKGISTDKILDVRRLLASNVETCHITNYSLSHEARENGLNEKLEITTLKPCVMKMVEVEYENEAEAVGHVRRLLDIVACTTWFSKPKGHRPTSGDQRSKKSKAHNTTNTGPRTPNGPPLKSIISGENDMEALHPTPRISDFYDFFSFSNLTPPVLGIKRCERKVEDKREGDYFELQVKICKGKIIQVVASRKGFYTLGKQLLQSHSLVDLLHQQSQAFANAYDALIKAFIEHNKFGNLPYGFRANCWLTPPSIAENPSNFPPLPTEDENWGGNGGGHGRDGKHDLRPWATEFAVLAQLPCKTEEERVVRDRKAFLLHSLFIDVSIFKAVKTIQQLVAANTLKKDSVSHESRMGDLSIVVQRDPADANLIKFSSSDVPETTDRDVLQRNLLKGLTADENVTVRDVSSFGSVTIKYCGHTATVRVVGDVRKNLHLHDIDVEDQPDGGANALNVYSLRRLLHKAPNAELSGESASPMDVDRLEDSRGQVIRILNDSLTKLQEEKPVDSKSAIRWELASCWIQDLQKKENDDKSPQEVGKKSNDELSVKGLGKEFKSLKKRGKKSSLDAKEENDSEVSGVEPNDGLSKEIEVTEEATVVELEKLLSEDAFLRLKETGTGLHLKTVDELKTMVQSYYEEVALPKLVSDFASLELSPVEGRTLTDFMHLRGLKMRSLGRVVELAEKLPHIQSLCVHEMVTRAFKYVVKASVASVDDILQVPAVISSSLNILFESCSTTKSEDYELKSRWLKAFLMKRFGWELNDEFIHLRKLTVLRGICHKVGFELVPRDYDLDNPNPFKKDDIISMVPVCKHVVCSSADGRTLLESSKVALDKGKLEDAVNYGTKALAKIIAVCGPYHRTTAGAYSLLAVVLYHTGDFNQATIYQQKALDINERELGPDHPDTMKSYGDLSVFYYRLQQIELALKYVNRALFLLHFTCGLSHPNSAATYINVAMMEEGMGNVNLALRYLHEALKCNKRLLGADHIQTAASYHAIAIALSLMEAYSLSVQHEQTTLRILQAKLGPDDLRTQLFVQDAAAWLEYFESKVIEQQELARTGTPKPDASIASKGHLSVSDLLDYISSNQDPKAGDAQKKHRRPKASQVIEDSPSPRQDNVANGSAPDQDHEMSNGVVLEETTTKSNGPKSTRVESNDGVVTVGEQVVIGVVDDTSSDEGWQEASTKVRSANANNDRNFQKRRPNHLKVKVKSSSFAKENGRVSGSAPRESNLTLNISLKSSSPPKKSRAQTFHIEPSVQPRKMSYMASKSITYKEVAMSPPGTILKPTQQKVETRSIAEETQMKITEPSEGHQEGKSNDVECNSNGSEEANNVSESSVPLVENTNLESEEMPPSENQEKPSEIKGSKLSAAAPPFEPTVIFQPLSSFYDVRVSQGMLLEPVEFPPISARVPCGPRSPLYYKTNHFLHLKQVPKVMNPDAPEFVPQKLVPDTNTSVITVNDAGNEAVKDHDRSKRSTSEAEKAELARQILLSFIVKSVQKNSSEHSDQSGRTGKRSGQWQNASEAIANDSAIIKISHGNEEKTNGFVRSNDDERSGTKHVDKVGDGEGFVVVSKRRRNRQHIGDDVGNIYTQQQPVCT, from the exons ATGGCACCAAAATCAGGAAGGAGTAAAGGGCACAAACCCAAGtcagagaagaagaagaaggaagaaaaaa TTGTGCCAAGTGTAATTGACATAACAGTCATCACACCATATGACTCTCAAGTTATTCTCAAA GGTATTTCAACTGATAAGATATTAGATGTAAGAAGATTACTTGCCTCAAATGTAGAGACCTGTCATATCACCAACTACTCTTTGTCACACGAG GCAAGAGAGAATGGAttgaatgaaaaattagagatTACTACTTTGAAACCATGTGTAATGAAGATGGTTGAGG TTGAGTACGAAAATGAAGCTGAAGCGGTGGGCCACGTGAGGAGGTTGTTGGACATTGTAGCATGTACAACTTGGTTCAGTAAGCCCAAAGGCCATAGGCCCACTTCTGGAGATCAACGGTCCAAAAAGTCTAAGGCCCATAATACGACAAATACCGGCCCACGTACACCAAATGGGCCTCCTTTGAAATCGATAATATCGGGGGAAAATGACATGGAAGCCCTCCATCCGACTCCGAGAATTTCTGATTTTTatgatttcttttctttttccaaccTTACTCCACCCGTTTTAG GAATTAAGAGATGTGAACGAAAGGTTGAAGATAAGCGCGAAGGCGACTACTTTGAACTGCAG GTCAAGATATGCAAAGGGAAAATAATACAAGTGGTTGCATCAAGGAAAGGATTCTACACATTGGGTAAGCAGTTGTTGCAGAGTCATTCCCTTGTGGATCTTCTTCATCAGCAAAGTCAAGCTTTCGCCAAT GCTTATGACGCCTTAATCAAAGCTTTTATTGAGCACAACAAG TTTGGCAATCTTCCATATGGATTCCGCGCAAATTGCTGGCTGACCCCTCCATCTATAGCCGAGAACCCTTCAAATTTCCCTCCGTTACCAACTGAGGATGAGAACTGGGGTGGTAATGGTGGAGGTCATGGACGAGATGGTAAGCATGATCTTCGACCATGGGCAACTGAGTTTGCAGTATTGGCCCAATTGCCTTGCAAGACCGAGGAAGAAAGAGTCGTGCGTGACAGGAAGGCGTTTTTGCTCCACAGTTTATTCATTGATGTGTCAATTTTTAAGGCTGTAAAAACCATTCAACAATTGGTAGCAGCAAACACCCTAAAAAAAGATTCAGTTTCTCATGAAAGCCGTATGGGAGACTTGTCCATTGTGGTTCAACGGGATCCAGCTGACGCTAATTTGATAAAGTTTAGCTCGTCTGATGTCCCTGAAACAACTGATAGGGATGTTCTTCAAAGGAATTTGCTCAAAGGATTGACTGCTGATGAAAATGTGACAGTGCGC GATGTGTCTTCATTTGGCTCAGTTACTATAAAGTACTGTGGTCATACTGCGACTGTCAGAGTAGTTGGCGATGTCAGGAAAAATCTTCACCTTCATGATATTGACGTTGAAGATCAGCCTGATGGCGGAGCTAATGCCCTCAACGTTTACAG TTTACGCCGTCTATTACATAAGGCGCCGAATGCTGAACTTTCTGGAGAAAGTGCATCTCCAATGGATGTGGATAGACTGGAAGATTCAAGAGGTCAGGTCATCAGAATACTTAATGACAGCTTAACTAAACTGCAAGAGGAGaaaccagttgacagtaaatcaGCGATCAGATGGGAACTAGCTTCCTGTTGGATACaggatttgcagaagaaagaAAATGATGATAAAAGTCCCCAGGAAGTTGGGAAAAAGAGTAACGATGAATTATCAGTTAAAGGTTTGGGAAAGGAATTCAAGTCACTAAAAAAAAGAGGGAAGAAATCATCCTTAGATGCAAAAGAAGAGAATGATTCTGAAGTTTCTGGTGTTGAACCTAATGATGGATTGAGTAAAGAAATTGAAGTTACAGAAGAGGCTACAGTAGTAGAGTTGGAAAAGCTACTTTCAGAAGACGCCTTCTTACGCTTGAAGGAAACAGGAACAGGCCTTCACCTAAAG ACTGTTGATGAGCTTAAGACAATGGTACAAAGCTATTATGAAGAAGTTGCTCTACCGAAACTG GTATCTGATTTTGCATCACTAGAACTTTCGCCTGTTGAGGGACGTACTTTGACGGACTTCATGCATCTCAGAGGACTGAAGATGCGTTCTTTGGGTCGTGTG gttgagttaGCAGAAAAGCTCCCTCACATACAATCTCTCTGTGTCCATGAGATGGTCACTCGGGCATTCAAGTATGTTGTCAAAGCTTCAGTTGCTtctgtggatgacatactacaaGTGCCAGCAGTGATATCATCGTCGTTAAACATTCTATTTGAGTCCTGTTCAACAACGAAAAGTGAAGACTATGAGCTCAAATCACGGTGGCTTAAGGCCTTTCTCATGAAGAGGTTTGGGTGGGAGCTCAATGATGAGTTTATTCACTTGAGAAAGTTAACTGTTCTACGAGGAATTTGCCATAAG GTCGGTTTTGAGTTGGTTCCAAGAGACTATGATTTGGATAACCCTAACCCTTTTAAGAAGGATGATATTATTAGCATGGTACCTGTTTGCAAG CATGTAGTATGCTCATCTGCAGACGGTCGGACACTACTGGAATCGTCTAAGGTAGCACTCGACAAAGGGAAGTTAGAAGATGCTGTTAATTATGGAACAAAA GCTTTGGCAAAGATCATAGCTGTTTGCGGCCCTTATCATCGAACGACTGCTGGTGCTTATAGTCTTCTTGCTGTTGTTTTATATCACACAGGAGATTTCAATCAG GCTACCATATATCAGCAAAAGGCACTTGATATTAATGAAAGGGAACTGGGGCCTGATCATCCAGACACTATGAAGAGTTATGGGGATCTTTCAGTGTTCTACTATCGTCTCCAGCAGATCGAACTGGCATTGAA GTATGTCAACCGGGCTTTATTTCTCCTTCATTTCACCTGTGGACTGTCGCATCCAAACAGCGCTGCAACTTACATTAATGTAGCGATGATGGAAGAGGGAATGGGCAATGTAAACCTTGCTCTACGTTATCTACATGAAGCTTTGAAATGCAACAAGAGATTGTTAGGAGCAGATCATATTCAG ACTGCTGCAAGTTATCATGCCATAGCAATAGCATTGTCACTGATGGAGGCGTATTCCCTCAGCGTACAGCACGAGCAAACAACACTCAGGATTCTTCAGGCCAAGCTCGGGCCAGATGACCTAAGAACACAG TTGTTTGTGCAGGATGCAGCAGCATGGCTTGAGTATTTTGAATCAAAAGTGATAGAGCAACAAGAATTAGCAAGAACGGGAACACCAAAGCCGGATGCATCAATTGCTAGTAAAGGGCATCTTAG TGTATCAGATCTCCTTGACTACATCAGTTCCAATCAGGATCCAAAGGCAGGAGATGCTCAGAAGAAACATAGGCGTCCAAAG GCATCGCAGGTCATCGAAGATTCACCAAGCCCGAGGCAGGATAATGTGGCCAACGGTTCAGCACCTGATCAAGATCATGAAATGTCTAATGGTGTCGTTTTAGAAGAAACAACTACCAAAAGCAATGGACCAAAATCGACTCGTGTAGAATCAAATGACGGTGTTGTTACTGTTGGTGAGCAGGTTGTGATTGGGGTAGTTGATGATACAAGCTCAGATGAGGGTTGGCAAGAAGCCAGCACGAAAGTGCGTTCTGCAAATGCTAATAatgaccgaaattttcaaaagAGACGGCCTAATCATCTCAAGGTCAAGGTTAAGAGTTCTAGCTTTGCAAAAGAAAACGGTCGTGTTTCAGGAAGCGCCCCTAGGGAGTCAAATCTAACCCTTAATATCAGCTTGAAGAGCTCTTCTCCTCCAAAGAAATCAAGAGCTCAGACCTTTCATATCGAACCCAGTGTTCAACCGAGAAAGATGTCTTATATGGCTTCGAAATCAATTACTTACAAAGAAGTGGCCATGTCTCCACCAGGAACTATTCTGAAGCCTACACAACAGAAAGTTGAAACAAGAAGTATTGCAGAAGAAACCCAGATGAAAATTACTGAGCCTTCTGAAGGTCATCAAGAAGGAAAAAGCAACGACGTGGAATGCAATTCCAATGGTAGTGAAGAAGCTAATAATGTTTCAGAGAGTTCAGTTCCTTTAGTGGAAAATACCAACCTTGAAAGTGAGGAAATGCCGCCTTCTGAAAATCAGGAAAAGCCATCGGAAATTAAAGGGTCGAAGCTCTCAGCAGCGGCCCCACCTTTTGAACCCACGGTCATATTCCAGCCTTTAAGCAGCTTTTACGATGTAAGAGTGAGCCAAGGCATGTTACTGGAGCCAGTCGAGTTCCCTCCGATTTCTGCTAGAGTGCCGTGTGGGCCAAGGTCACCTTTGTATTACAAAACCAACCATTTCTTGCATTTGAAGCAAGTACCTAAAGTCATGAACCCTGATGCTCCTGAGTTTGTACCCCAGAAATTAGTGCCTGACACAAATACATCAGTCATTACCGTAAATGATGCAGGTAATGAAGCGGTAAAAGACCATGATAGGTCAAAGAGAAGTACTTCTGAGGCAGAAAAGGCAGAGCTAGCTAGGCAAATTCTACTTAGCTTCATTGTCAAGTCAGTGCAAAAGAACAGTTCAGAACATTCAGACCAGTCGGGCAGGACTGGGAAGCGATCAGGACAATGGCAGAATGCTTCTGAAGCAATTGCAAATGACAGTGCAATTATCAAGATTTCTCATGGGAACGAAGAGAAAACAAATGGATTCGTAAGGTCAAATGATGATGAGAGATCAGGCACTAAACATGTTGACAAAGTTGGAGACGGAGAAGGATTTGTTGTCGTATCAAAAAGGAGGAGAAACCGACAGCATATAGGAGATGATGTTGGGAACATATACACTCAGCAACAACCTGTCTGCACTTGA
- the LOC141648105 gene encoding protein REDUCED CHLOROPLAST COVERAGE 3-like isoform X2 codes for MAPKSGRSKGHKPKSEKKKKEEKIVPSVIDITVITPYDSQVILKGISTDKILDVRRLLASNVETCHITNYSLSHEARENGLNEKLEITTLKPCVMKMVEVEYENEAEAVGHVRRLLDIVACTTWFSKPKGHRPTSGDQRSKKSKAHNTTNTGPRTPNGPPLKSIISGENDMEALHPTPRISDFYDFFSFSNLTPPVLGIKRCERKVEDKREGDYFELQVKICKGKIIQVVASRKGFYTLGKQLLQSHSLVDLLHQQSQAFANAYDALIKAFIEHNKFGNLPYGFRANCWLTPPSIAENPSNFPPLPTEDENWGGNGGGHGRDGKHDLRPWATEFAVLAQLPCKTEEERVVRDRKAFLLHSLFIDVSIFKAVKTIQQLVAANTLKKDSVSHESRMGDLSIVVQRDPADANLIKFSSSDVPETTDRDVLQRNLLKGLTADENVTVRDVSSFGSVTIKYCGHTATVRVVGDVRKNLHLHDIDVEDQPDGGANALNVYSLRRLLHKAPNAELSGESASPMDVDRLEDSRGQVIRILNDSLTKLQEEKPVDSKSAIRWELASCWIQDLQKKENDDKSPQEVGKKSNDELSVKGLGKEFKSLKKRGKKSSLDAKEENDSEVSGVEPNDGLSKEIEVTEEATVVELEKLLSEDAFLRLKETGTGLHLKTVDELKTMVQSYYEEVALPKLVSDFASLELSPVEGRTLTDFMHLRGLKMRSLGRVVELAEKLPHIQSLCVHEMVTRAFKYVVKASVASVDDILQVPAVISSSLNILFESCSTTKSEDYELKSRWLKAFLMKRFGWELNDEFIHLRKLTVLRGICHKVGFELVPRDYDLDNPNPFKKDDIISMVPVCKHVVCSSADGRTLLESSKVALDKGKLEDAVNYGTKALAKIIAVCGPYHRTTAGAYSLLAVVLYHTGDFNQATIYQQKALDINERELGPDHPDTMKSYGDLSVFYYRLQQIELALKYVNRALFLLHFTCGLSHPNSAATYINVAMMEEGMGNVNLALRYLHEALKCNKRLLGADHIQTAASYHAIAIALSLMEAYSLSVQHEQTTLRILQAKLGPDDLRTQDAAAWLEYFESKVIEQQELARTGTPKPDASIASKGHLSVSDLLDYISSNQDPKAGDAQKKHRRPKASQVIEDSPSPRQDNVANGSAPDQDHEMSNGVVLEETTTKSNGPKSTRVESNDGVVTVGEQVVIGVVDDTSSDEGWQEASTKVRSANANNDRNFQKRRPNHLKVKVKSSSFAKENGRVSGSAPRESNLTLNISLKSSSPPKKSRAQTFHIEPSVQPRKMSYMASKSITYKEVAMSPPGTILKPTQQKVETRSIAEETQMKITEPSEGHQEGKSNDVECNSNGSEEANNVSESSVPLVENTNLESEEMPPSENQEKPSEIKGSKLSAAAPPFEPTVIFQPLSSFYDVRVSQGMLLEPVEFPPISARVPCGPRSPLYYKTNHFLHLKQVPKVMNPDAPEFVPQKLVPDTNTSVITVNDAGNEAVKDHDRSKRSTSEAEKAELARQILLSFIVKSVQKNSSEHSDQSGRTGKRSGQWQNASEAIANDSAIIKISHGNEEKTNGFVRSNDDERSGTKHVDKVGDGEGFVVVSKRRRNRQHIGDDVGNIYTQQQPVCT; via the exons ATGGCACCAAAATCAGGAAGGAGTAAAGGGCACAAACCCAAGtcagagaagaagaagaaggaagaaaaaa TTGTGCCAAGTGTAATTGACATAACAGTCATCACACCATATGACTCTCAAGTTATTCTCAAA GGTATTTCAACTGATAAGATATTAGATGTAAGAAGATTACTTGCCTCAAATGTAGAGACCTGTCATATCACCAACTACTCTTTGTCACACGAG GCAAGAGAGAATGGAttgaatgaaaaattagagatTACTACTTTGAAACCATGTGTAATGAAGATGGTTGAGG TTGAGTACGAAAATGAAGCTGAAGCGGTGGGCCACGTGAGGAGGTTGTTGGACATTGTAGCATGTACAACTTGGTTCAGTAAGCCCAAAGGCCATAGGCCCACTTCTGGAGATCAACGGTCCAAAAAGTCTAAGGCCCATAATACGACAAATACCGGCCCACGTACACCAAATGGGCCTCCTTTGAAATCGATAATATCGGGGGAAAATGACATGGAAGCCCTCCATCCGACTCCGAGAATTTCTGATTTTTatgatttcttttctttttccaaccTTACTCCACCCGTTTTAG GAATTAAGAGATGTGAACGAAAGGTTGAAGATAAGCGCGAAGGCGACTACTTTGAACTGCAG GTCAAGATATGCAAAGGGAAAATAATACAAGTGGTTGCATCAAGGAAAGGATTCTACACATTGGGTAAGCAGTTGTTGCAGAGTCATTCCCTTGTGGATCTTCTTCATCAGCAAAGTCAAGCTTTCGCCAAT GCTTATGACGCCTTAATCAAAGCTTTTATTGAGCACAACAAG TTTGGCAATCTTCCATATGGATTCCGCGCAAATTGCTGGCTGACCCCTCCATCTATAGCCGAGAACCCTTCAAATTTCCCTCCGTTACCAACTGAGGATGAGAACTGGGGTGGTAATGGTGGAGGTCATGGACGAGATGGTAAGCATGATCTTCGACCATGGGCAACTGAGTTTGCAGTATTGGCCCAATTGCCTTGCAAGACCGAGGAAGAAAGAGTCGTGCGTGACAGGAAGGCGTTTTTGCTCCACAGTTTATTCATTGATGTGTCAATTTTTAAGGCTGTAAAAACCATTCAACAATTGGTAGCAGCAAACACCCTAAAAAAAGATTCAGTTTCTCATGAAAGCCGTATGGGAGACTTGTCCATTGTGGTTCAACGGGATCCAGCTGACGCTAATTTGATAAAGTTTAGCTCGTCTGATGTCCCTGAAACAACTGATAGGGATGTTCTTCAAAGGAATTTGCTCAAAGGATTGACTGCTGATGAAAATGTGACAGTGCGC GATGTGTCTTCATTTGGCTCAGTTACTATAAAGTACTGTGGTCATACTGCGACTGTCAGAGTAGTTGGCGATGTCAGGAAAAATCTTCACCTTCATGATATTGACGTTGAAGATCAGCCTGATGGCGGAGCTAATGCCCTCAACGTTTACAG TTTACGCCGTCTATTACATAAGGCGCCGAATGCTGAACTTTCTGGAGAAAGTGCATCTCCAATGGATGTGGATAGACTGGAAGATTCAAGAGGTCAGGTCATCAGAATACTTAATGACAGCTTAACTAAACTGCAAGAGGAGaaaccagttgacagtaaatcaGCGATCAGATGGGAACTAGCTTCCTGTTGGATACaggatttgcagaagaaagaAAATGATGATAAAAGTCCCCAGGAAGTTGGGAAAAAGAGTAACGATGAATTATCAGTTAAAGGTTTGGGAAAGGAATTCAAGTCACTAAAAAAAAGAGGGAAGAAATCATCCTTAGATGCAAAAGAAGAGAATGATTCTGAAGTTTCTGGTGTTGAACCTAATGATGGATTGAGTAAAGAAATTGAAGTTACAGAAGAGGCTACAGTAGTAGAGTTGGAAAAGCTACTTTCAGAAGACGCCTTCTTACGCTTGAAGGAAACAGGAACAGGCCTTCACCTAAAG ACTGTTGATGAGCTTAAGACAATGGTACAAAGCTATTATGAAGAAGTTGCTCTACCGAAACTG GTATCTGATTTTGCATCACTAGAACTTTCGCCTGTTGAGGGACGTACTTTGACGGACTTCATGCATCTCAGAGGACTGAAGATGCGTTCTTTGGGTCGTGTG gttgagttaGCAGAAAAGCTCCCTCACATACAATCTCTCTGTGTCCATGAGATGGTCACTCGGGCATTCAAGTATGTTGTCAAAGCTTCAGTTGCTtctgtggatgacatactacaaGTGCCAGCAGTGATATCATCGTCGTTAAACATTCTATTTGAGTCCTGTTCAACAACGAAAAGTGAAGACTATGAGCTCAAATCACGGTGGCTTAAGGCCTTTCTCATGAAGAGGTTTGGGTGGGAGCTCAATGATGAGTTTATTCACTTGAGAAAGTTAACTGTTCTACGAGGAATTTGCCATAAG GTCGGTTTTGAGTTGGTTCCAAGAGACTATGATTTGGATAACCCTAACCCTTTTAAGAAGGATGATATTATTAGCATGGTACCTGTTTGCAAG CATGTAGTATGCTCATCTGCAGACGGTCGGACACTACTGGAATCGTCTAAGGTAGCACTCGACAAAGGGAAGTTAGAAGATGCTGTTAATTATGGAACAAAA GCTTTGGCAAAGATCATAGCTGTTTGCGGCCCTTATCATCGAACGACTGCTGGTGCTTATAGTCTTCTTGCTGTTGTTTTATATCACACAGGAGATTTCAATCAG GCTACCATATATCAGCAAAAGGCACTTGATATTAATGAAAGGGAACTGGGGCCTGATCATCCAGACACTATGAAGAGTTATGGGGATCTTTCAGTGTTCTACTATCGTCTCCAGCAGATCGAACTGGCATTGAA GTATGTCAACCGGGCTTTATTTCTCCTTCATTTCACCTGTGGACTGTCGCATCCAAACAGCGCTGCAACTTACATTAATGTAGCGATGATGGAAGAGGGAATGGGCAATGTAAACCTTGCTCTACGTTATCTACATGAAGCTTTGAAATGCAACAAGAGATTGTTAGGAGCAGATCATATTCAG ACTGCTGCAAGTTATCATGCCATAGCAATAGCATTGTCACTGATGGAGGCGTATTCCCTCAGCGTACAGCACGAGCAAACAACACTCAGGATTCTTCAGGCCAAGCTCGGGCCAGATGACCTAAGAACACAG GATGCAGCAGCATGGCTTGAGTATTTTGAATCAAAAGTGATAGAGCAACAAGAATTAGCAAGAACGGGAACACCAAAGCCGGATGCATCAATTGCTAGTAAAGGGCATCTTAG TGTATCAGATCTCCTTGACTACATCAGTTCCAATCAGGATCCAAAGGCAGGAGATGCTCAGAAGAAACATAGGCGTCCAAAG GCATCGCAGGTCATCGAAGATTCACCAAGCCCGAGGCAGGATAATGTGGCCAACGGTTCAGCACCTGATCAAGATCATGAAATGTCTAATGGTGTCGTTTTAGAAGAAACAACTACCAAAAGCAATGGACCAAAATCGACTCGTGTAGAATCAAATGACGGTGTTGTTACTGTTGGTGAGCAGGTTGTGATTGGGGTAGTTGATGATACAAGCTCAGATGAGGGTTGGCAAGAAGCCAGCACGAAAGTGCGTTCTGCAAATGCTAATAatgaccgaaattttcaaaagAGACGGCCTAATCATCTCAAGGTCAAGGTTAAGAGTTCTAGCTTTGCAAAAGAAAACGGTCGTGTTTCAGGAAGCGCCCCTAGGGAGTCAAATCTAACCCTTAATATCAGCTTGAAGAGCTCTTCTCCTCCAAAGAAATCAAGAGCTCAGACCTTTCATATCGAACCCAGTGTTCAACCGAGAAAGATGTCTTATATGGCTTCGAAATCAATTACTTACAAAGAAGTGGCCATGTCTCCACCAGGAACTATTCTGAAGCCTACACAACAGAAAGTTGAAACAAGAAGTATTGCAGAAGAAACCCAGATGAAAATTACTGAGCCTTCTGAAGGTCATCAAGAAGGAAAAAGCAACGACGTGGAATGCAATTCCAATGGTAGTGAAGAAGCTAATAATGTTTCAGAGAGTTCAGTTCCTTTAGTGGAAAATACCAACCTTGAAAGTGAGGAAATGCCGCCTTCTGAAAATCAGGAAAAGCCATCGGAAATTAAAGGGTCGAAGCTCTCAGCAGCGGCCCCACCTTTTGAACCCACGGTCATATTCCAGCCTTTAAGCAGCTTTTACGATGTAAGAGTGAGCCAAGGCATGTTACTGGAGCCAGTCGAGTTCCCTCCGATTTCTGCTAGAGTGCCGTGTGGGCCAAGGTCACCTTTGTATTACAAAACCAACCATTTCTTGCATTTGAAGCAAGTACCTAAAGTCATGAACCCTGATGCTCCTGAGTTTGTACCCCAGAAATTAGTGCCTGACACAAATACATCAGTCATTACCGTAAATGATGCAGGTAATGAAGCGGTAAAAGACCATGATAGGTCAAAGAGAAGTACTTCTGAGGCAGAAAAGGCAGAGCTAGCTAGGCAAATTCTACTTAGCTTCATTGTCAAGTCAGTGCAAAAGAACAGTTCAGAACATTCAGACCAGTCGGGCAGGACTGGGAAGCGATCAGGACAATGGCAGAATGCTTCTGAAGCAATTGCAAATGACAGTGCAATTATCAAGATTTCTCATGGGAACGAAGAGAAAACAAATGGATTCGTAAGGTCAAATGATGATGAGAGATCAGGCACTAAACATGTTGACAAAGTTGGAGACGGAGAAGGATTTGTTGTCGTATCAAAAAGGAGGAGAAACCGACAGCATATAGGAGATGATGTTGGGAACATATACACTCAGCAACAACCTGTCTGCACTTGA